From Planctomycetota bacterium, the proteins below share one genomic window:
- a CDS encoding cytochrome P450 — protein MSQTPHHPRDPFEAARKSTGTMCVHAQGVDVPLILRYPDLRAALKDWETYSSDDLRNIVLHGEQGVRDGRQYPIETDPPEHKAYRKIVDPFFRRPLDNDYRVGMQQLLDDAIQVALGNEIDAIHDFALPVQSKSLAMMLNVDMAEADEWVGWGTHVFYDGDGKSKGDALTDYNRAQFAKTAGSGGDDFYSVLNRAEYDGRPLTDEEKLGFANLAFAGGRDTVIGTITGILAHLGDEPDVLEFLRADEKRLSPATEEYLRFISPVTVLARKCPHGATVGDQAVPPGGRAGVCYASANYDETVFPDPHQLKLDRSPNPHIAFGFGKHFCLGAHQARLIIRCLLLSLCDKVSRVEIIDAVTKSEKEVEYTREIGFEKLSVRLHAK, from the coding sequence ATGAGCCAGACGCCCCACCATCCGCGTGATCCGTTCGAAGCCGCTCGCAAATCGACGGGGACGATGTGTGTCCACGCGCAAGGCGTCGATGTGCCACTGATCCTGCGGTACCCCGATCTGCGGGCTGCGCTCAAGGATTGGGAGACGTACAGCAGCGACGACCTGCGGAACATCGTGCTCCACGGCGAACAAGGGGTGCGCGACGGCCGGCAATACCCGATCGAAACCGACCCGCCGGAGCACAAGGCGTACCGCAAGATCGTCGACCCGTTCTTCCGGCGGCCGCTCGACAACGACTACCGCGTCGGCATGCAGCAACTGCTCGACGATGCGATCCAGGTCGCGCTCGGCAACGAGATCGACGCGATCCACGACTTCGCGTTGCCGGTGCAATCGAAGTCGTTGGCGATGATGCTCAACGTCGACATGGCCGAGGCCGACGAGTGGGTCGGCTGGGGCACGCACGTCTTTTACGACGGCGACGGCAAGAGCAAGGGCGACGCGCTCACCGACTACAACCGCGCGCAGTTCGCCAAGACCGCGGGCTCCGGGGGCGACGATTTCTACAGCGTGCTCAACCGCGCCGAGTACGACGGCCGGCCGCTCACCGACGAGGAGAAGCTCGGCTTTGCCAACCTGGCTTTTGCCGGCGGACGTGACACCGTCATTGGCACCATCACAGGCATCCTCGCCCACCTCGGCGACGAGCCCGACGTGCTCGAGTTCCTCCGCGCCGACGAGAAACGCCTGAGCCCCGCGACCGAGGAGTACCTGCGGTTCATCAGCCCCGTCACCGTGCTGGCCCGCAAGTGTCCGCACGGCGCCACCGTCGGCGATCAAGCCGTCCCTCCCGGCGGACGCGCCGGCGTCTGCTACGCCTCGGCCAACTACGACGAAACCGTCTTCCCCGACCCGCACCAACTCAAGCTCGACCGCAGCCCCAACCCGCACATCGCCTTCGGCTTCGGCAAGCACTTCTGCCTCGGCGCACACCAGGCCCGGTTGATCATCCGCTGCCTGCTCCTCAGCCTTTGCGACAAGGTCAGCCGCGTCGAGATCATTGACGCAGTCACCAAGTCGGAAAAAGAAGTCGAGTACACGCGCGAGATCGGGTTTGAAAAACTGAGCGTTCGGCTGCACGCAAAGTGA
- a CDS encoding DUF2617 family protein, producing MSQRTKSRRSNGLMLMLYQRPLHPELFNILADVKVDRRNYSADVWLVEGGHVLTFTVTDAGAAQAGVPAGTTLTEVIQMNGEPMSEQGLMESLLCRGERYHEVDVEPNLRYMVSTQEEQLSATLFEATKTEILDYAAKRELIVGETPVDPISGRGAITSVLDVERRANELHVHSFHLFEDGYTVVKTQAFMEVLKKRVVADK from the coding sequence ATGAGTCAACGTACCAAGTCCCGTCGCAGCAACGGTTTGATGCTGATGCTTTACCAGCGTCCGCTGCACCCCGAGTTGTTTAATATTCTCGCCGATGTCAAAGTCGACCGGCGCAACTATTCGGCCGATGTCTGGCTGGTCGAAGGCGGACACGTCCTGACCTTCACCGTCACCGACGCCGGCGCTGCCCAGGCCGGCGTCCCCGCCGGCACCACGCTCACCGAAGTCATCCAGATGAACGGCGAGCCCATGAGCGAGCAAGGCCTCATGGAATCCCTGCTTTGCCGTGGCGAGCGTTATCACGAGGTCGATGTCGAGCCCAACCTCCGCTACATGGTCTCCACCCAGGAGGAGCAGCTCTCCGCGACGCTCTTCGAAGCGACCAAGACCGAGATCCTCGATTATGCCGCCAAGCGCGAGCTGATCGTCGGCGAGACACCGGTCGATCCGATCTCCGGCCGCGGCGCGATCACCAGCGTCCTCGACGTCGAACGCCGCGCCAACGAACTCCACGTTCATAGCTTCCACCTCTTCGAAGACGGCTACACCGTCGTGAAGACCCAAGCCTTCATGGAAGTGCTCAAGAAGCGCGTGGTCGCCGACAAGTAG
- a CDS encoding DUF1801 domain-containing protein: MPGKPKLLSGGNPQIAKADGDEPVRAYITAMPGWKQDIGRGVDQLVVELVPEVRKAVRWNSPFYGVADNGWFLSMHCFTKYVKLSWLNGGSLDPLPPVASKHAEVRYLHLGEDDPVDTPQMRAWIKQAAALPGEDLF; this comes from the coding sequence ATGCCCGGCAAACCCAAACTCCTCTCCGGCGGGAATCCGCAGATCGCGAAGGCCGACGGCGACGAACCGGTGCGGGCGTACATCACAGCGATGCCTGGGTGGAAGCAAGACATTGGCCGCGGCGTCGATCAACTCGTCGTCGAGCTCGTCCCCGAAGTCCGCAAGGCCGTCCGTTGGAACTCGCCTTTCTACGGTGTCGCCGACAACGGCTGGTTCCTGTCGATGCATTGCTTCACGAAGTACGTCAAGCTCAGCTGGCTCAACGGCGGATCGCTGGACCCGTTGCCGCCCGTTGCGTCGAAACACGCGGAGGTGCGTTACCTGCACCTCGGCGAGGATGATCCGGTCGACACGCCGCAGATGCGTGCATGGATCAAGCAGGCGGCGGCGCTACCGGGGGAAGACCTTTTCTGA
- a CDS encoding M20/M25/M40 family metallo-hydrolase — MDLPFLKQLSETSGVPGREERIRDLLKPRFDAVFDDVSTDVMGSLIGVKKNEGKPKVLFACHIDEIGFYVRHIDDNGFLRVQNVGGFDTRNLLARRVTVLPEGGDLVGIMNPGGRPIHIAKDEDKKKIPEVGEFIVDLGLPGDEVKKLVSIGDPVTLWQEFFELGGCVTGKCLDNRVAAWVLLEALKKTPDPAYEVIVAATVQEEVGLRGAGPAAYNAEPDLAVALDTTLCVDTPGVPEEERVTKQGDGVAIKILDGSSISHRGFVDEFAAAGDKHGVKYQFSVLPRGGTDAGAMQRNRGGIKTVTLAIPTRYIHTVTETIHKDDLQSAIDLIAAWLKG; from the coding sequence ATGGATCTTCCCTTCCTCAAGCAGCTCTCCGAAACCAGCGGTGTCCCCGGTCGCGAGGAGCGCATCCGCGATTTGCTCAAGCCGAGATTCGATGCCGTCTTCGATGACGTCAGCACCGACGTCATGGGCTCGCTGATCGGGGTGAAGAAGAACGAAGGCAAGCCGAAGGTCCTTTTCGCGTGCCACATCGACGAGATCGGCTTTTACGTCCGGCACATCGACGACAACGGCTTCCTCCGCGTCCAGAACGTTGGCGGCTTCGACACGCGCAACCTCTTGGCCCGCCGCGTCACCGTGCTGCCCGAGGGCGGTGACCTCGTCGGCATCATGAACCCCGGCGGCCGGCCCATCCACATCGCCAAGGACGAGGACAAAAAGAAGATCCCCGAAGTCGGCGAGTTCATCGTTGACCTCGGCCTGCCCGGCGACGAGGTCAAGAAGCTCGTCTCCATCGGCGACCCCGTCACGCTCTGGCAGGAGTTCTTCGAGCTGGGCGGATGCGTCACCGGCAAGTGCCTCGACAACCGCGTCGCGGCGTGGGTGCTGCTCGAAGCGCTCAAGAAAACCCCCGACCCGGCGTACGAGGTGATCGTCGCCGCGACGGTGCAGGAAGAGGTCGGCCTGCGCGGTGCGGGCCCCGCCGCGTACAACGCCGAGCCGGACCTGGCCGTCGCGCTCGACACCACCCTGTGCGTCGACACCCCCGGCGTCCCCGAGGAAGAACGCGTCACCAAGCAAGGCGACGGCGTCGCGATCAAGATCCTCGACGGCTCCTCCATCTCCCACCGCGGCTTCGTCGACGAGTTCGCCGCCGCCGGTGACAAGCACGGCGTCAAGTACCAGTTCAGCGTCCTGCCCCGCGGCGGCACCGACGCCGGCGCCATGCAACGCAACCGCGGTGGCATCAAAACCGTCACCCTCGCCATCCCCACCCGCTACATCCACACCGTCACCGAAACCATCCACAAGGACGACCTCCAAAGCGCCATCGACCTGATCGCGGCGTGGTTGAAGGGATGA